Proteins co-encoded in one Candidatus Binatus sp. genomic window:
- a CDS encoding UDP-N-acetylmuramoyl-tripeptide--D-alanyl-D-alanine ligase: MATPIPSNQCEFTLAEVVEATGGTLVRATSTVPAGGGVRGVSIDTRSIAAGAMFVALRGAASDGHDYLPQAAARGAAAAIVATDRRHPALDCIEVADTLAALGRLARRHLMRTRAARPLGLIAIGGAVGKTTTKELTAAAARALFGSTLSTPGNLNNLIGVPMTIFTLTSEHRAAVLECGTNTRGEIPKLARIVEPDVAMVLNVDLEHSEGLGTLDDIANEEAALFSTARRYAVASADEPMVLARIPKHLRRITFGKSPDAHVRLVSRSVGVRSRIRVEIARAMLAAGVEPFVETEIALLGEAAALNCAAAIAGVAAMHPLPLESRELAAIADALAVVKPVAGRLANTSIHGIFVIDDTYNSNPRSIRAALAAAREAADGLGARLVIALGDMLELGELSAAAHQEAIRDAMLSHPAAFVAVGPEMNSARAIVSRDADTTDILAAPDSIAAARIIAGLIRPGDVLLVKGSRGIAMERVIERLG, encoded by the coding sequence ATGGCGACGCCGATTCCCAGCAATCAGTGCGAGTTCACGCTCGCCGAAGTTGTCGAGGCCACCGGCGGTACTCTCGTCCGCGCCACTTCGACTGTCCCGGCCGGCGGCGGCGTCCGCGGCGTCAGCATAGATACACGCTCGATCGCGGCGGGAGCGATGTTCGTCGCACTGCGTGGCGCGGCCTCCGACGGCCATGACTACCTGCCACAAGCCGCCGCGCGGGGCGCCGCAGCCGCGATCGTCGCGACCGACCGCCGTCATCCTGCTCTCGATTGCATCGAGGTCGCCGATACTCTCGCGGCGCTGGGCCGGCTCGCGCGCCGCCATCTCATGCGCACGCGCGCGGCCCGCCCGCTTGGGCTGATCGCAATCGGTGGAGCAGTCGGCAAGACCACCACCAAAGAACTCACCGCCGCCGCCGCTCGCGCGCTGTTCGGATCCACGCTTTCAACCCCGGGTAATCTGAACAATCTGATCGGCGTGCCTATGACGATTTTCACGCTCACCAGCGAGCATCGAGCTGCCGTACTCGAATGTGGCACCAACACGCGCGGCGAGATTCCAAAACTGGCGCGAATCGTCGAGCCGGACGTCGCAATGGTTCTCAACGTCGATCTCGAGCACAGCGAAGGTCTCGGCACGCTCGACGATATCGCCAACGAGGAAGCCGCGCTGTTCTCGACTGCCAGGCGCTATGCGGTCGCATCCGCCGACGAACCGATGGTCCTGGCGCGGATTCCGAAACATCTGAGGCGAATCACCTTTGGCAAATCGCCCGACGCCCACGTGCGGCTCGTCAGTCGAAGCGTGGGCGTCCGCTCGCGCATCCGCGTCGAAATCGCGCGCGCGATGCTCGCCGCGGGAGTCGAACCTTTCGTCGAAACTGAAATCGCGCTTCTGGGCGAGGCCGCTGCTCTCAACTGTGCCGCCGCGATCGCCGGGGTCGCCGCGATGCACCCGCTGCCGCTTGAATCGCGCGAGCTTGCCGCGATCGCCGATGCGCTCGCGGTGGTCAAGCCGGTCGCCGGCCGGCTCGCCAACACCTCGATTCACGGCATCTTTGTGATCGACGACACTTACAACTCGAACCCTCGCTCGATCCGGGCCGCGCTCGCGGCCGCGCGCGAGGCAGCCGACGGTCTCGGCGCCCGTCTCGTGATCGCACTGGGTGACATGCTCGAGCTGGGCGAGCTGTCAGCCGCCGCGCATCAGGAGGCGATACGCGACGCGATGCTCTCGCATCCAGCCGCATTCGTCGCCGTCGGCCCTGAGATGAACTCCGCGCGCGCGATCGTATCCCGCGATGCGGATACCACCGATATCCTCGCCGCGCCCGACAGTATCGCCGCGGCGAGAATAATTGCCGGATTGATCCGGCCCGGCGATGTGTTGCTGGTCAAGGGTTCGCGCGGAATCGCAATGGAACGTGTTATCGAGAGGCTCGGTTGA
- a CDS encoding glycosyltransferase — protein MSVVVPVFNESANLKSLWSRLKPVLEGLGRPWEAVFIDDGSHDDSLGILREIAAGEEGRVRVVELARNFGQHSAILAGFRQSRGEIVVTLDADLQNPPEEIPRLIAAIDEGNDVVGGWREERHDQAYRRYASRLHNRLTSLIVGVPMHDYGCMLRAYRRHIVDTVVECDEKAAFVPALANTFAKRVAEIPVGHDDRAGGKSKYNLWGLAKLSLNLITGFSLVPIQMLSMTGIGISVLAVMMAMVLVAHRLIYGPQEEGALWTLFAILFFFVGMIFLALGLIGEYAGRIYVEVRHRPTYIVRAVHGGEGQPVDSQVGPAPDRN, from the coding sequence GTGTCGGTGGTTGTGCCGGTGTTCAACGAATCCGCGAACCTTAAGTCGCTTTGGTCGCGCCTCAAGCCGGTTCTCGAAGGTCTGGGCCGTCCATGGGAGGCGGTTTTTATCGATGACGGCTCGCACGACGATTCTCTCGGCATCCTTCGTGAAATTGCGGCGGGCGAAGAGGGCCGCGTGCGGGTCGTCGAGTTGGCGCGCAATTTCGGACAGCATTCGGCGATCCTCGCGGGCTTCCGGCAATCGCGCGGCGAGATAGTCGTCACGCTCGACGCGGACCTGCAAAATCCCCCGGAGGAAATTCCGCGGTTGATTGCGGCGATCGATGAAGGCAACGACGTGGTGGGCGGATGGCGCGAGGAACGTCACGATCAGGCGTATCGGCGCTACGCGTCACGCCTGCACAACCGCCTGACGTCGCTGATCGTCGGCGTACCGATGCACGATTACGGATGCATGCTGCGTGCGTACCGGCGGCACATCGTCGATACCGTGGTCGAGTGCGACGAGAAGGCGGCGTTCGTTCCCGCGCTGGCCAACACGTTCGCCAAGCGAGTCGCGGAAATCCCGGTCGGCCACGACGATCGCGCCGGTGGCAAGTCGAAGTACAATCTCTGGGGGCTGGCGAAACTCAGTCTCAACCTGATTACCGGATTTTCTCTGGTTCCGATCCAGATGCTGAGCATGACCGGGATAGGGATTTCGGTGCTGGCCGTAATGATGGCGATGGTGCTGGTTGCGCATCGGCTGATCTACGGCCCGCAAGAAGAGGGCGCACTGTGGACGCTGTTCGCGATCCTGTTCTTTTTCGTCGGGATGATATTCCTGGCGCTCGGACTTATCGGCGAATACGCCGGGCGTATCTATGTAGAAGTGCGCCACCGCCCCACTTACATCGTGCGAGCGGTGCATGGAGGCGAAGGCCAGCCGGTTGATTCCCAAGTTGGGCCGGCGCCGGACCGCAACTGA
- the purE gene encoding 5-(carboxyamino)imidazole ribonucleotide mutase, translated as MADSRAPIVGVIMGSKSDWEYMSAAAEVMDELQVSHEVRIMSAHRTPDITLEYAANAAARGLRAIIAGAGGAAHLAGLLASKTIIPVIGVPMPTTSLNGIDSLLSIVQMPKGVPVATMAIGKAGAANAALLAAQIIALGDAKLRERLVKWRAARAQELLQQKLP; from the coding sequence ATGGCGGACAGCAGGGCGCCGATTGTCGGCGTGATCATGGGTAGCAAGAGCGACTGGGAATATATGTCGGCCGCGGCCGAGGTTATGGACGAACTTCAAGTGTCGCATGAAGTTCGGATCATGTCCGCGCATCGCACGCCCGACATTACTTTGGAATATGCCGCCAATGCGGCGGCCCGCGGCCTGCGCGCGATAATCGCCGGCGCCGGCGGCGCGGCGCATCTTGCCGGCCTGCTCGCATCGAAGACGATAATCCCGGTTATCGGCGTGCCGATGCCGACGACGTCGCTCAACGGAATCGATTCGCTGCTGTCGATCGTGCAAATGCCCAAGGGGGTGCCGGTGGCGACGATGGCGATCGGCAAAGCCGGTGCGGCGAATGCGGCTCTGCTCGCGGCGCAGATAATCGCGCTGGGCGACGCGAAGCTGCGCGAACGGCTGGTAAAATGGCGGGCTGCGCGGGCGCAGGAATTGTTGCAGCAGAAGCTTCCCTAG
- a CDS encoding formyltransferase, with protein sequence MKSAVCVLFAYHEMGYACMEALLKMGAPIAALFTHCDDSHEEIWWRSCAELAAQHGVPVHTDDGAGSGSAAGIGALKPAVIYSFYYRHLIPESVLAVAPLGAFNLHGSLLPAYRGRAPVNWMLVNGEREAGVTLHQMVARADAGDIVGQRAVAIDDSDNALTLYRKLVPLGVELITELHPKIVAGTAPRRKMDISKGSYFGRRKPQDGRIDWRWPARRIFNLVRAVTHPYPGAFCFVGGRKLLVWEAKIGAENAVLGEPGRVVRETADGALEIAAGEGSVILKIAQFEGGAEGAAREALSEAGRVKDNILFD encoded by the coding sequence GTGAAATCCGCCGTCTGCGTGCTGTTCGCGTACCATGAGATGGGTTACGCGTGCATGGAGGCGTTGCTGAAAATGGGCGCGCCGATCGCCGCGCTGTTCACTCATTGCGACGATTCGCATGAAGAGATTTGGTGGCGATCGTGCGCGGAACTGGCCGCACAGCACGGCGTCCCGGTGCACACCGATGACGGCGCCGGCTCAGGGTCGGCGGCCGGGATCGGCGCATTGAAGCCGGCGGTAATTTATTCCTTCTACTACCGCCATCTGATTCCCGAGAGCGTGCTCGCGGTTGCGCCGCTGGGCGCCTTCAATCTGCACGGGTCATTGCTGCCGGCGTATCGCGGTCGCGCGCCGGTGAACTGGATGCTGGTGAATGGAGAACGCGAGGCGGGCGTCACGTTGCATCAGATGGTTGCGCGCGCCGACGCCGGAGATATCGTCGGGCAGCGTGCGGTTGCGATCGACGACAGCGACAACGCGCTGACGCTATATCGCAAGCTGGTGCCGCTGGGCGTCGAGCTGATAACCGAGCTGCATCCAAAGATCGTCGCCGGCACTGCGCCGCGGCGAAAAATGGATATCTCGAAGGGTAGTTACTTCGGGCGCAGAAAGCCGCAGGACGGACGGATAGACTGGCGATGGCCGGCCCGAAGGATCTTCAATCTCGTCCGCGCCGTGACGCATCCGTACCCCGGCGCGTTCTGTTTCGTCGGCGGGCGAAAGCTGCTGGTATGGGAAGCGAAAATTGGCGCAGAAAACGCAGTGCTCGGGGAGCCCGGGCGGGTCGTGCGCGAAACGGCGGACGGCGCGCTTGAAATCGCGGCCGGCGAGGGCAGCGTAATCCTGAAAATTGCGCAGTTCGAGGGTGGCGCCGAAGGCGCTGCCCGCGAGGCTCTTTCCGAGGCCGGGCGCGTCAAAGATAATATTCTATTCGATTAG
- a CDS encoding gp53-like domain-containing protein encodes MATLIDAAEFTSNEVYQIQATDPVQGAASGASFSGTGISNQPHQQLANRTAFLKQRQDVNISNIGVLQAFQALFTGLMAPNGYLKIPVADTNKGLIQYVIQWGLVNWGTRQGEGLYGPYSFPIAFPNACELFMPVTLTPESVGHPAAGDDVAMVSASYFPTASQFWVWNNNPGPDSTDASQGFYWFAIGF; translated from the coding sequence ATGGCTACACTAATCGACGCAGCCGAGTTCACCTCGAATGAGGTGTATCAAATTCAAGCAACCGATCCGGTCCAAGGCGCAGCCAGCGGCGCGAGTTTCAGCGGGACAGGCATCTCCAATCAGCCGCATCAGCAACTGGCTAATCGCACCGCGTTTCTGAAGCAGCGCCAGGACGTAAATATCTCGAATATCGGCGTGTTGCAGGCCTTCCAGGCGCTGTTCACCGGGCTGATGGCGCCCAACGGCTATCTGAAGATCCCCGTCGCCGACACAAATAAGGGGCTGATCCAGTACGTCATCCAGTGGGGTCTGGTGAACTGGGGCACCAGGCAGGGCGAGGGACTCTATGGGCCTTATTCCTTCCCGATCGCTTTCCCCAACGCCTGCGAACTCTTCATGCCGGTTACGTTGACGCCGGAGTCCGTGGGTCATCCCGCGGCCGGTGATGACGTTGCGATGGTCAGCGCCAGCTACTTCCCAACCGCCTCACAGTTTTGGGTCTGGAACAACAATCCCGGTCCCGACTCGACTGATGCCTCGCAAGGCTTTTACTGGTTTGCGATCGGATTCTAG
- a CDS encoding helix-turn-helix domain-containing protein, protein MADKKSKLQAAEIGADGAESKPSLGHLITETRERKGMTREQVASEAHLPAHYIKMIETDNYDLISDRLYLVPFLRRYATFLGLDAEEVASRFVSEVQHAEANVVRISQEITMVTKRSGGASRIAFFVLIAAVLVLMADFAWRRFVEHEASTPAPVASPAAMAPAAEPNAQAPNETLPPATIVTNPEGAAPPSLPAAASSVAAPAAPPISNRR, encoded by the coding sequence GTGGCTGACAAGAAATCCAAACTTCAGGCTGCGGAAATCGGAGCCGACGGCGCCGAGTCCAAACCTTCGCTCGGCCACTTGATCACGGAAACCCGCGAACGCAAAGGCATGACTCGCGAGCAAGTCGCCAGCGAGGCTCATTTGCCGGCGCATTACATCAAAATGATCGAGACCGACAACTACGATCTGATTTCGGATCGGCTCTACCTCGTGCCGTTTCTTCGCCGCTACGCAACGTTCCTGGGTCTGGACGCCGAGGAAGTCGCCTCCCGTTTCGTCAGCGAGGTTCAGCATGCCGAGGCCAACGTGGTGCGAATCTCGCAAGAGATAACGATGGTCACGAAGCGCTCCGGCGGCGCCAGCCGAATCGCCTTCTTCGTGCTGATCGCCGCGGTGCTCGTCTTGATGGCAGATTTCGCGTGGCGCCGGTTTGTGGAGCATGAAGCATCCACTCCGGCCCCGGTCGCTTCGCCGGCTGCGATGGCGCCAGCGGCGGAGCCTAATGCCCAAGCGCCGAACGAAACTCTGCCGCCCGCGACCATCGTCACGAATCCCGAAGGGGCCGCGCCACCTTCTCTGCCGGCCGCCGCATCCTCGGTCGCCGCGCCCGCGGCGCCACCGATTAGTAACAGGCGCTAG
- a CDS encoding glycosyltransferase family 39 protein: MLAANRPLRLAIYAILAAILYLPGLGRPALWEPDEGRYAEIAREMVISGDYVTPRDDFELYFEKPPLVYWAEAAAIQIFGVNEFAVRLPAALFSIGQVVVTAALAEAMLGAAAGFFAALVLALSPLFFGFARFATLDPALAFFLAAALGAFYAAARGDSFSRPQARRWLLISAAMLALGSLAKGPVALLLGGAIALAWLASERRLRQVAQMPLVWCVVIFAAIVVPWFVLAEARNPGFMHYFIVHEHLERYVASSEHGWGPWFFIPIVIGGTWPWIFFVPLGWSAMRAGGGLPESAEDPSGRRAAARLLAIWFVVILVFFSIPRSKLGSYILPALAPLAIVAGYGLARMPALGAASRRRLLGVVAIANLAIAAVFFVFSELVLAPIHPELGVDGLLIGAAVAAGAIAMYSLGRASSRVGYAIGAIALAMLAAAALAARAREDASSIYTYRNLARAVQPYLAGDCTLASYRHYVQSLPFYTRRREVRVEYWGELSEFSSASKGKSPFLIGSDARLRQLWSSGACMVLIVNDRDRNALADSLKPAPAVIGCEGKKLALYNGALAPPPGAADCLKSETKNP, translated from the coding sequence ATGCTCGCCGCCAACCGACCGCTGCGCCTGGCCATCTACGCTATCCTCGCGGCGATTCTCTATCTCCCCGGTCTGGGCAGGCCCGCGCTTTGGGAGCCCGACGAGGGCCGCTACGCCGAAATCGCGCGCGAGATGGTTATCTCGGGCGACTACGTCACGCCGCGTGACGACTTCGAGCTATATTTCGAAAAACCTCCGCTGGTCTATTGGGCCGAGGCCGCCGCAATTCAAATTTTCGGGGTCAATGAATTCGCGGTGCGATTGCCCGCGGCGCTCTTTAGCATCGGCCAGGTCGTTGTCACGGCCGCGTTGGCCGAGGCGATGCTCGGTGCTGCGGCGGGATTCTTCGCGGCACTCGTGCTCGCGCTGAGTCCGCTATTTTTCGGCTTTGCGCGATTCGCGACGCTCGATCCCGCGCTGGCGTTTTTTCTTGCCGCGGCGCTGGGCGCCTTTTACGCCGCGGCGCGTGGCGATTCGTTCTCGCGGCCGCAGGCTCGCAGGTGGCTGTTGATTTCCGCCGCGATGCTCGCCCTTGGCAGTCTCGCCAAGGGACCCGTCGCATTGCTGCTGGGCGGCGCGATCGCTCTGGCGTGGCTGGCAAGTGAGCGGCGGCTGCGGCAGGTCGCGCAGATGCCGCTTGTCTGGTGCGTCGTCATCTTCGCGGCAATCGTCGTTCCCTGGTTCGTGCTGGCCGAGGCCCGAAATCCCGGCTTCATGCACTACTTCATCGTCCACGAACATCTCGAGCGCTACGTCGCATCGAGCGAACACGGATGGGGCCCGTGGTTCTTCATCCCGATCGTTATAGGAGGAACGTGGCCCTGGATTTTTTTCGTCCCGCTTGGATGGTCCGCGATGCGCGCGGGCGGCGGCTTGCCCGAGAGCGCCGAGGACCCATCCGGCCGGCGCGCAGCCGCGCGCTTACTGGCCATCTGGTTCGTCGTGATCTTGGTGTTCTTCTCGATCCCCCGCTCCAAGCTCGGCAGCTATATTCTGCCCGCACTTGCGCCGCTCGCGATCGTTGCGGGATACGGCCTCGCGCGCATGCCCGCGCTCGGCGCCGCGAGCCGCCGCCGTCTTCTCGGCGTCGTTGCTATCGCAAACCTGGCGATCGCGGCAGTTTTTTTCGTATTTTCCGAACTCGTACTGGCGCCGATACATCCCGAGCTTGGCGTGGACGGATTGCTGATTGGCGCCGCGGTGGCCGCCGGCGCGATTGCGATGTACTCGCTCGGGCGCGCGTCGTCGCGCGTTGGGTACGCGATCGGCGCGATAGCGCTGGCGATGCTGGCGGCGGCGGCGCTGGCCGCGCGCGCGCGCGAAGACGCGTCTTCGATTTACACCTATCGCAACCTGGCAAGGGCGGTTCAGCCCTACCTTGCGGGAGACTGTACGCTTGCCTCATACCGCCATTACGTCCAATCGCTCCCGTTCTATACGCGCCGGCGCGAGGTCCGGGTCGAGTATTGGGGCGAGCTTTCGGAATTTTCTTCCGCATCGAAGGGCAAGTCGCCGTTCCTTATCGGCTCCGACGCGCGCCTGCGCCAGCTCTGGTCGTCGGGCGCGTGCATGGTTCTGATCGTGAACGATCGCGACCGCAATGCGCTTGCAGACTCGCTGAAGCCCGCGCCGGCAGTGATCGGATGCGAGGGGAAAAAGCTCGCGCTCTACAATGGCGCGCTGGCGCCGCCGCCGGGCGCAGCCGATTGTCTCAAATCCGAAACCAAAAATCCGTAA
- a CDS encoding serine hydrolase domain-containing protein, with protein MPAQSHFADSPREVGLDPEKVEALFNRAEREVKDGLLPSTQIAIARNGKIGAMRTVGRAVQGGSEKPATNDTLYTIFSCTKAIMSAASWILIGEGKLNPGERVAEIVPEFGTNGKDTMTVEQVLLHVGGFPNAPYPQNEWLDRSKRLERFAKWRLEWPVGSKFEYHPTSGFWVIAEIIERRTGKDFRQFVHERIATPLGLPELRVGLPREYHHRVAQLCYVGEALSDEERKKLGLPAMPETEVTEEAVLGFNRPNVMEAGVPGGGGIMTAGDLALFYQGLLHNRGANGALIIKPEALKDALRVRSGDYKDPIFGVKCNRALGVVVAGGDGLANYRGFGKTNSALAFGHGGAGGQIGWADPATGISIGYTTNGFDRNDLRQGRRGVALSSLAAVCAG; from the coding sequence ATGCCCGCGCAAAGTCATTTTGCTGACAGTCCACGCGAAGTCGGCCTCGATCCTGAAAAAGTCGAAGCCCTTTTCAATCGTGCCGAACGCGAAGTCAAGGATGGCTTGCTGCCATCGACCCAAATCGCGATCGCCCGCAACGGGAAAATCGGCGCGATGCGCACGGTCGGACGCGCAGTCCAGGGTGGAAGCGAAAAGCCGGCAACCAACGACACGCTCTACACGATCTTCTCGTGCACCAAGGCGATCATGTCGGCGGCGTCGTGGATTCTGATCGGCGAAGGCAAACTGAATCCGGGCGAGCGCGTCGCGGAGATCGTCCCCGAGTTCGGCACCAATGGTAAGGACACGATGACCGTCGAGCAGGTTCTGCTCCACGTGGGAGGATTTCCCAACGCGCCGTATCCGCAGAACGAGTGGCTGGACAGGAGCAAGCGGCTCGAGCGATTCGCCAAGTGGCGGCTGGAATGGCCGGTGGGCAGCAAATTCGAATACCATCCGACCTCGGGCTTCTGGGTAATCGCGGAGATAATCGAGCGCCGCACGGGCAAGGACTTCCGCCAGTTTGTGCATGAGCGGATTGCAACGCCGCTCGGACTGCCGGAGCTGCGGGTTGGATTGCCGCGCGAGTATCATCACCGGGTTGCGCAGCTTTGCTACGTCGGAGAGGCCCTGTCCGACGAGGAACGGAAGAAGCTCGGCCTGCCCGCGATGCCGGAAACCGAAGTTACCGAGGAGGCGGTCCTCGGCTTCAACCGGCCCAATGTGATGGAAGCCGGCGTGCCGGGCGGCGGCGGAATTATGACGGCGGGCGACCTGGCGCTGTTCTACCAGGGCTTGCTGCATAATCGCGGCGCCAACGGTGCGCTGATCATCAAGCCTGAAGCGCTCAAGGACGCGTTGCGCGTGCGCTCGGGCGATTACAAGGATCCGATTTTCGGCGTCAAGTGCAACCGCGCGCTGGGAGTTGTCGTGGCCGGAGGCGACGGGCTGGCGAACTATCGCGGCTTCGGCAAGACCAACTCGGCGCTGGCATTCGGACACGGTGGCGCGGGCGGACAGATCGGATGGGCCGATCCGGCGACGGGAATTTCGATCGGGTACACAACCAACGGGTTCGATCGCAATGACCTGAGGCAGGGACGCCGCGGTGTCGCGCTCTCGAGCCTCGCGGCGGTTTGCGCAGGGTAG
- a CDS encoding type II toxin-antitoxin system HicB family antitoxin — MKFLVTLERDEAGFVVVECPALPGCLSQGRTEAEALANIREAIEASLATRREFAELLNR; from the coding sequence ATGAAGTTTCTGGTGACGCTCGAACGCGATGAAGCCGGCTTTGTCGTCGTGGAGTGCCCGGCTCTTCCGGGATGCCTGTCCCAAGGCCGGACCGAAGCCGAAGCTCTCGCGAACATCCGAGAAGCGATAGAAGCGAGCTTGGCGACCAGGCGGGAATTCGCCGAGCTGTTGAACCGCTAG
- a CDS encoding NAD-dependent epimerase/dehydratase family protein, with product MRVLITGGAGFLGSHLSDAFIARGDEVFVLDTGSIAKVRHLLDNSRFHYVHDSVFNLELIDSLVSKVDLIYHLAAVVGVEHYVADPYETLNVNVNGTQNVLKAAYKHNKRVAFSSTSEVYGRNPKVPWREDDDRVLGATSIDRWCYSTSKAVGEHFCFAYHKLGLPVTIMRYFNVYGPRLDKVDVGRLFTIFMGQLLRGADLTVVGDGLQTRCFTYVTDAIEATVQAGVNPAADGQAINIGVDVETTVLEFAKLMLELFGPTKTKSKIKFVTQEEVYGNSYEDIPRRVPDNTKMRTLLGVTPKVNLRDGVKISMDWFRKEMSS from the coding sequence ATGCGGGTTCTGATCACCGGCGGCGCCGGATTTCTCGGGTCACATCTTTCGGATGCGTTCATTGCGCGAGGCGACGAGGTCTTTGTGCTCGACACCGGCTCGATCGCCAAGGTGCGTCACCTGCTGGACAACTCGCGCTTTCATTACGTGCACGATTCAGTCTTCAACCTCGAGTTGATCGACAGCCTGGTCTCGAAGGTCGATCTTATTTACCATCTCGCGGCCGTCGTCGGCGTCGAGCACTACGTCGCCGATCCCTACGAAACGCTCAACGTAAACGTAAACGGCACGCAGAACGTGCTGAAGGCCGCCTACAAGCATAACAAGCGGGTCGCGTTCAGCTCGACCTCCGAGGTGTACGGCCGCAACCCCAAGGTGCCGTGGCGCGAGGACGACGATCGCGTGCTCGGGGCCACCAGCATCGATCGCTGGTGCTACTCGACGTCGAAGGCCGTCGGCGAGCATTTCTGTTTCGCGTATCACAAGCTCGGCCTGCCGGTTACGATCATGCGCTATTTCAACGTGTACGGTCCGCGGCTGGACAAGGTTGATGTGGGCCGGCTGTTTACGATCTTCATGGGTCAACTGCTGCGCGGCGCGGACTTGACCGTGGTTGGCGACGGATTGCAGACGCGATGCTTCACCTACGTAACCGATGCGATCGAGGCAACCGTGCAGGCGGGAGTGAATCCCGCGGCGGATGGGCAGGCGATTAACATCGGCGTCGATGTCGAGACGACGGTGCTCGAGTTCGCCAAACTGATGCTCGAGTTGTTTGGGCCAACGAAAACGAAATCGAAGATCAAGTTCGTGACCCAGGAGGAAGTGTACGGCAACAGCTACGAGGACATCCCTCGCCGCGTTCCGGACAATACCAAGATGCGCACGTTGCTGGGGGTCACGCCGAAGGTGAACCTGCGCGATGGCGTGAAAATCTCGATGGACTGGTTCCGCAAAGAGATGAGTTCTTAG
- a CDS encoding polysaccharide deacetylase family protein has product MEVALKIDVDTHQGLELGVPRLASMLASEGVAASFYIAMGPDNSGRAILRVFRNRGFLSKMFRTSAVSMYGARTILSGTILPSRPIALSFPGIIRDLKAHGFEIGVHGYDHVRWQDQLDKIGESGIRNELGDAFEAYRAILGEAPRSFAAPGWRTNDAALVALDAMALDYRSDTRGIAPYRCIVQGRVLATPEIPTTLPTLDEVMGRRELPDDGAVRDFFLTLCKPDALNVHTIHAETEGMGQLEGFTALVRGLKQRGAKFVQLREVAARLNRAELPVCEVIRTTLPGRAGWISSQAPVRIASE; this is encoded by the coding sequence TTGGAAGTCGCGTTAAAGATCGACGTCGATACCCATCAGGGCCTCGAACTGGGCGTGCCGCGGCTGGCCTCGATGCTCGCCAGCGAGGGCGTCGCCGCGAGCTTTTATATCGCGATGGGCCCGGACAACTCGGGGCGCGCAATCCTGCGGGTGTTTCGAAATCGCGGGTTCCTGTCGAAGATGTTCCGCACCAGCGCCGTCTCGATGTACGGCGCGCGTACGATTCTTTCGGGGACGATTCTGCCGTCGCGGCCGATCGCGCTGTCGTTCCCCGGGATTATCCGCGACCTGAAGGCGCATGGCTTCGAGATCGGCGTGCATGGCTACGATCACGTGCGATGGCAGGATCAGCTCGATAAAATCGGCGAGTCCGGAATACGCAACGAACTGGGCGACGCGTTTGAGGCATACCGCGCGATCCTTGGTGAAGCGCCGCGCAGTTTCGCCGCGCCCGGATGGCGCACCAACGATGCGGCGCTGGTCGCGCTGGACGCGATGGCGCTCGACTATCGCAGCGACACGCGAGGAATCGCGCCGTACCGGTGCATCGTCCAGGGGCGGGTGCTCGCGACGCCGGAAATCCCGACCACCTTGCCGACCCTCGACGAGGTAATGGGACGGCGAGAATTGCCCGATGACGGCGCGGTGCGCGATTTCTTTCTCACGCTGTGCAAGCCCGATGCGCTCAACGTGCACACCATTCACGCCGAGACCGAAGGGATGGGACAGCTCGAGGGCTTCACCGCCCTGGTCCGCGGGCTGAAGCAGCGGGGCGCGAAGTTCGTGCAACTGCGCGAGGTCGCGGCGCGGCTGAATCGCGCGGAATTGCCGGTATGCGAAGTCATTCGGACGACGCTGCCGGGCAGGGCCGGGTGGATATCGTCGCAAGCTCCGGTGCGGATCGCTTCCGAATGA